The genomic segment GCACAGGGCGGAAGCCCTGTGCGCATTGGGGGGACGCGGTCACCGCACCCGAATCACAGAGCCGTCCACCAACTGCGACTGCCCGCTGGTGATCACTTTCGCGCCGGCGGGCAGCCCGCCGACCTCCACCCAGTCCTTGTCCCGCGTGCCGATCGTGACCTCGACCGCCCTCGCCCGGTCGCCGTTCACCACGAACACCTTGTTCACCCCAGCGAACTGGACGAGCGCGTCTGCCGGGACGGTCGTGATCGTGTCCGAGCGGAGCACGATCTCGGCGGTCGCGAACCCGCCGGCCTTCAGCCGGCCGTCGCCGTTGCGGACGCCGATCACCACGCCGAACGTGCGGTTGCCCGCGTCGGTCGTCGGGCTGATACGGGCCACGATGCCGGCGAACACCTTGCCGGGGTGCGCCTCCACGCGGATCTCCACCGCCTGGCCGAGGGTGACGTCCGGCGCGTACTTCTCGGGGATCGCGGCGCCCAGTTTCAGGATGTGATCGATGACCAGCCGGTAGCAGTTGGTGACCGGCGTCGATTGCACCATTTCGCCGGCCGACACCATCTTCTGCGCCACGGCGTACTTCAGCGGCGTCGTCGTGGGGCCGAGTTCCTTGAGCCACATGGCCCACTCGTCCGGTGCCGGGGCCGTCAGCCGCGTGTCGGCCAGGCGCCGTTCGGCGTCCTCCAGCGCGGCCTTCAACCGGCGGGCGTTGGCGAGCGTGACGCGGGTCTCCGTCTCGGCCACCTGCACGCGGACCTGTGCCACCGCCACCCGGTTGACGACCGAATCGAACACGTCCCGCGAGCCGACCCCGCCGTCAACCGCCTTCTGGGTGCGTTCGAGGTCCGACT from the Frigoriglobus tundricola genome contains:
- a CDS encoding efflux RND transporter periplasmic adaptor subunit gives rise to the protein MPVTVADARPATLRRTVPVVGTLNPYEDVTLAPKVGGRVLRVFKDVGDRVGPGEPLMELDEAEFRLTVEQARPAFEAELRKLKLTALPANDAVFEKHLPNVDAVREARANLKLAESDLERTQKAVDGGVGSRDVFDSVVNRVAVAQVRVQVAETETRVTLANARRLKAALEDAERRLADTRLTAPAPDEWAMWLKELGPTTTPLKYAVAQKMVSAGEMVQSTPVTNCYRLVIDHILKLGAAIPEKYAPDVTLGQAVEIRVEAHPGKVFAGIVARISPTTDAGNRTFGVVIGVRNGDGRLKAGGFATAEIVLRSDTITTVPADALVQFAGVNKVFVVNGDRARAVEVTIGTRDKDWVEVGGLPAGAKVITSGQSQLVDGSVIRVR